GAGCATCGCAAATGGTCTCCGGTTACACGCCTAGCCCTGACGGACATCTTGCACGCACTTGCGGACGACGAACACAGTGACATCAGGCGCGGGCATATCGTGCCCCGAACGCTCACCGTTGTAGACCATCCCACAGCCGCACAGCTCGACGCACTTTTGCACGAAGTCATTCGTGAACGTGAAGACATCACTCATGCACTGGCGCGGTGGTCGCAGTTTCTCGCGTCTTCCGCGGACGTACAGGCACTGATGAACCACATCGCCGATCTTGCCGAAAGCCTCGACGACATCCGTGATTGCGTCGTTGAACTTGAGTCCGGCGTGCAGAATGCGGACGAGGGCGAGGCCGACTTACACAGTGAACTCACGGCCTATTCCAAGGCCACCGAACGCACGATTGCCGAGATCGCCGCTATTCAGTCACGCCTGAGGGCGGAAAACAACTGAGGTCCCGCTAGATCCTGGCCAACGCCGCCACGATCAGCCCGCACGCCTCCGCGTCAGATTCGGCGCGGTGGTGGTCAAGTTGGTAGCCGGGAACCAGAGCCTGGGTAACGGTCGGTAGCTTGTAGTTCTCAAGGCCCGGCACCAGGCCTTTCGCGGTGCGGTATGAGCAGTAGAAGTCATGCGGCAGAGTCGAGCAAGCGTAGAAGTCGTCCAACGCCTTCCACACTCCAGCATCAAAGGACGCATTGTGCGCAAAAACCGGGGAGGCCCCGCTGAACTGGGTAACCTGCTGCGAAACTTCCGCCCACGAGGGCGAATAGTAGACATCCTGCGCGCTGATCCCATGGAGGTAGGTGAACTGGAACATGTTGAACCCGGGTGGGGGTGCAAGAAGCGTTGCGAAACGATCCACAATCCGCCCTCGCTCAATGCGCACCATGGCAATCTGGCATGCCGATACTCGACTGGTGTTGGCAGTTTCAAAATCGACGGCCACAAACGAGGGCGTGGCGAGGACGGCGGCGGGAGCAACCCACTTGGAAGACGCGGGATAACGATTACGCATCCATTCATGCTACTCAACGGCAGTCGCCGCGCCTCTCGCCACCGCAGAAGCTGTTGATTACACTGAGATCTGCTACACAACCTTAAGGCAGACCTTGGATCTGACGTCGCCCGACCTCCAATCCACACCGCGAAGGAGCGCACCAAAATGTCCGAAAAAGACGGAAACACCTTCTCAGAGACCTTTACCGTTGCCACCGAGAACCTGGCAGACAAGATCAAGGAGCTTGTTGAGCAGGGCAACGCCCGCAGGGTCATTGTCCGCAATAAGAAGGGCAAGGAACTTGTCAACGTTCCACTCACCGGGAGTGCCATTGCCGGGGGCGCATTCGTCCTCGCAGCTCCCCTTGTTAGCGCAATCGGGGTCATCGCAGCCCTAGCCTCATCGGTGCAGGTGGAAGTGATCCGCGATGAGCCGACAACGCCTTCGGGAGCCACCGAAGAGACCATTGCGATCCAGTTGACCCCGTACGCCGAAAACAACGACTAGCCGAAGGCTTTCGCACTCACAGTGAAAGGATGGCCTAGCAATGGCCTCAGAAGAATTCTCAGGACCAGTCGACTACCTTGTGTTCGCATTTGACCAAGGCGCCGATATAGGTCTGGGTCTGCAAGCTCTGCTCGATCGCGTTGACCAAGGCATTATTGAGGTCCTTGATATTGAGCTCATCAGCAAGGATAGTGCGGGCCATCCCTCAAAGAGTCAGTTCGCGGATCTGTTGGACGTGACAGGTTTTGACCTTGGTCTCCTCGAAGGGGTCGACTCAGGAATCCTCGACGCTGAAGACATGGACACGATCGTCGCAGACTTACAAGATGGACAATTCGCGGTGGCGATTGTCTACGAAGATCGTTCGCTTGCAACCGCAGCCGAGGCATGGGTGCGGGCCGGAGGGGCTGAAGTCTTCTCTGGCGGAGTTGCCATTTCCGACCTCGACCACGCACTAGAAGAAAAGAGCTAGACATGAGCTTGCTACGCACAGCCGCCAGGGCTCACGTTGCAACCAGGGTAATCGGCAGCACTCACCGCCGCCAGCAGCAGCGCTGGGCGGCCCAAGATGCCGCAATAGCCGGAGTAAACCAGCCTGTCAAAGCTCAGAGCGCGCCGCCTCCTGCGTCACCGATGCTCGATCAGCTGGCACAGCTCGGGGCGCTCCGGGACGCAGGTGTCCTCACCCCGGCAGAGTTCGAGATGCAGAAACAGCGGATCCTCGCAGGAGGCTAACACCCAGGTGGTCAAACCAGGTCGGTTACCTGTGCACCCATGCGGTATGCGAGGACCTCACCAGATTCCGCAACTTCGCGTCCCAACTCTTCAAACCCAAGATGCCTGTAAAACGCCAGGGCGTCCTGGTTGGCTGCCCCAACACCAATGGAGAGACGCTGCACCCCCCGGTCACGCAGTGCCGCGGCAAAAATGGCGATCAGCGTGCGACCGAGGCCGTGTCCCTGGGCCTCAGGGAGCAGATCAATATGGAACTCCCCCGGGTACTTCCGCACGATCTCATTCAGTTGGTTTTCGGGGTGCTCACCGCGGCTGCGCACTTCAAGGTCAGCGCCAGTCCAACCGTCATCAACTGGGAGGAGCTCCTCAAACTTGGGAGCCCAGTCCCCCGCCCACCACTCAACAAACGCGGTGACGTTCGAGGTGCCGAGAATATAGCCCACAACATCACCGTCATTGGCATCGTCCTCGGCTGAATCCGCCACAACCACCCACGCCAAGTCCGGTTCGAAAACCACGTAGGGGTAGGCATAGATAGCGGGGAGCAAGTCGTCATTGGCATAAATCCCGGTTGCATCGTCACCGCTATCACCGGTCTGTACGCAGACTCTTCCGACACCATCCCAGTCCGCAGCTTCGTAGGGGCGGATCAACAACCCGCCCCTACGAAGGACATGCGACTCAGATACCACCGCAGTGCTACAGGAGGCCGACAAACCCGAACTTGAACACCATCTCCTCAGCCGGGATCAGGTATTCCTCGTGAGGACGCGCCCCCCATGTGTTGTCCCCAGCAACGCCGCGTCGCGCCAAAGCCGGACGAATCACGGTGTTGATGATGGGTGGCAGTTCGTTGTGGTGAGCAGCATTCTCGATCTCAAACGGACTCCAGTGCAGCGCTGAGAAGTCCATTGGCGCGTCGGTGTCGAACCGTAGGCCCCGCCCTCGTTCGTCCGTCACTTCAGCCCAGCGGACTCCGGTATGGTTGCCGGCTTCCTGAGGACGAAGGTACGGGGTCAGTTGGTCGGCAACTTTCTGTTCGTACACCCCAAGACGTGCGCCGCCGCGCCTATCCGAGTAGCTTTCATCCGGACCCTCGCCATACCACTTCAGTTCGGAAAGATCCGCGTCCGCAGTGAAGAGCATCCCGAACTCGGGTAGGTCACCGAGTCCCTCCCCCGGCTTCAGGGTCATCGTGACATCAATGTGTCCGGCGCCGTCCACCGCGTACTCCACGACACACTCGCTGGCTGGGATTGTTGGCAGCGCGTACCTGTAGGTAACTACCGCCAAGTTATCGCGCTCTTCCAGGGTCGGATTATCTTCCGTCCATGTGGACTTCGCGTAACGCGAGGCAAGCAACCACTGTCCGTCCTCGGCAGGTGCGCCCCATCCTCTTTCGTTCGAGGTCGGAGCATGCCAGAAGTTCGGCACCGGAACCGTCTTCAACAGGTCACGCCCGCCATCGCCCGTCAGGCCATAACGGTAGGACTGGATCCCGCCGTACAACCTTGAGAACGACACGGAGAAGTTCTCTCCATAAACACCGTAGTTGTGGATTCCTTCCACGACTGTCGGAGCCGGAGGACGGATGGGCTCAGGTGCGCCCTCGACCTCGACGACCCCCTTTTCGGCGGCGACCTCGAAGCCTGCGGGAGCCCACGGTTCATCGCTACGGAGTCGGAAGGACACGTCCACCGTGTACTCGCCCGGTTCGTTGGGGATTGCCACGGGGACTTCGTAAACCTTCGTCTCTCCGGGAGCGACACTGGTTTCCAGACCCGCCTCTTCAACCACTTCACCCTCACGCGACACGGTGACAACACAGTCGAATGCGTTGGTGTTGGTGAAGTTGTAGCGGTTCGTGATGGTGATTTCTGAGGGCGTCACCGTGCCGCGGATCCCCTGGTGCAGGTACTTGACCTCCTGCATCCTGGGAGTCGGTGAATGGTCAGCGAAGAAGATGCCGTTACCGCAGAACTCGTTGTCGTACGGAGCCTCACTGCTGTCCCCGCCGTATCCAAAGTACTGCTTGCCATAGCGGTCAGTCATGAGGATCGCCTGATCCGCAAAGTCCCAGATGAAACCACCCTGGTACAGCGGATCGCGGTCAGCCAGATCCATGTATCGATCCACTGCCCCAAAGGAGTTGCCCATGGCATGTGCGTACTCGCAAAGGATGAATGGCTTGTCGCGGTGCTCCTTTAAGAACTCTTCAACATCTGCGGCAGGCGTGTACATCTGCGAGTACATGTCCGTGGTCTCCGGGTAACGCGGATCCCAGTGGACGCCCTCGTAATGCACTGGACGGCTGTCAACGTCGCGGAAGTAGTTCGACACCGCCAAGATGTCGGTGCCACCAAATGACTCATTGCCGCACGACCAGATCACGATGCTGGGGTGGTTCTTGTCGCGCTCATACATGTTGGCGGCACGGTCAAACAGGGACGGCAGCCAAATCGGGTTATCCCCCGGTGTGGCTGTCTCGACTGGAAGTTCCCCGAACCGAACCTTGTCCCACAGTCCGTGGCTCTCGAGGTTCATCTCATCCATAACGTAGAAGCCGTACTGATCAGCCAACTCGTAGAAGAACGAGTTGTTCGGGTAGTGGCTGGTACGAATCGCATTCAAACCGGCCTGCTTAAGGGCGACCATATCGGCCTCAGTTTCCTCACGCGTCATGACGCGGCCCTGCAACCCGAACTCGTGACGGTTAACGCCGAAGAAGACGATGCGCTCGCCGTTTATCTTCATCAGTCCGTCTTCGATTCCGAAACGACGAACACCAATCTTCAGGGGAATGTACTCGAGGACGACGCCCTCGTCGTTGGACACCTCTACCTGAGCTTCGTAGAGGTAAGGGTCTTCGGCGGACCACAGGTGGGGGTTGGTCAGGGTAATGACGAACTTCCCGTCCTCGTCCACATCCAGGGCCTGCCCACCCAACCAGACAACGACGCTTCCTTCGCCCTCGACATCCGCATCAATCTTGATATCTGCGGAAGCGAGGTCGTCAGCAACGTCGACGCCGACGTGAATGTCCCGCACGTGGGTAGCCGGGTAAGTCCGCAAAATAACGTCGCGGAAGATACCGGAGAAGCGGAAGAAATCCTGGTCTTCCAACCACGAGGCCGAACACCACTTGAATACTTCGGCGGCCAATTTGTTCTCGCCCTCGACCAAAAGTTCCGTGATGTCAAACTCCGAGGGCGTGAAGCTGTCCTCTGCGTAGCCAACAAATGTGCCGTTGAGCCACAGGGCAATCGCACTCTCAGCGCCGTTGAAGGTGATGGTGACACGTTCACCGGGCTCAGGGGTGCGATCCAAAGAAAAGTTCTTCACGTAGCACGCCGTGGGGTTGAACCGCATGGGAACTTCAGGGACCTCTAGCTCTTCCTGGCCATCCCACGGGTATTGCGTGTTGACGTACTGATTGCGGTCGTAGCCCTCCATCTGAATGTGAGCAGGAACGCGAATGTCATCCCAGGTTGAGGTGTCGTAATCGAGTTTCTCAAACCCCTGCGGAACGCCGAGGGGGTTGCGAGAGTAGTGGAACTTCCAGGTTCCATCCAAGCTTTGCTCGTAACTGCTTCGCCCCCCACGCTGCTCTTGGAGGGATGCAAACCACCGATGGTCCGAATGAGGATCTAAGCGGTTGATTGCGACTACCTGCGGATCCGAAAGT
This genomic stretch from Schaalia sp. JY-X169 harbors:
- a CDS encoding exonuclease domain-containing protein, which encodes MRNRYPASSKWVAPAAVLATPSFVAVDFETANTSRVSACQIAMVRIERGRIVDRFATLLAPPPGFNMFQFTYLHGISAQDVYYSPSWAEVSQQVTQFSGASPVFAHNASFDAGVWKALDDFYACSTLPHDFYCSYRTAKGLVPGLENYKLPTVTQALVPGYQLDHHRAESDAEACGLIVAALARI
- a CDS encoding DUF4342 domain-containing protein, which produces MSEKDGNTFSETFTVATENLADKIKELVEQGNARRVIVRNKKGKELVNVPLTGSAIAGGAFVLAAPLVSAIGVIAALASSVQVEVIRDEPTTPSGATEETIAIQLTPYAENND
- a CDS encoding DUF6325 family protein; this translates as MASEEFSGPVDYLVFAFDQGADIGLGLQALLDRVDQGIIEVLDIELISKDSAGHPSKSQFADLLDVTGFDLGLLEGVDSGILDAEDMDTIVADLQDGQFAVAIVYEDRSLATAAEAWVRAGGAEVFSGGVAISDLDHALEEKS
- a CDS encoding SHOCT domain-containing protein; the protein is MSLLRTAARAHVATRVIGSTHRRQQQRWAAQDAAIAGVNQPVKAQSAPPPASPMLDQLAQLGALRDAGVLTPAEFEMQKQRILAGG
- a CDS encoding N-acetyltransferase, with product MIRPYEAADWDGVGRVCVQTGDSGDDATGIYANDDLLPAIYAYPYVVFEPDLAWVVVADSAEDDANDGDVVGYILGTSNVTAFVEWWAGDWAPKFEELLPVDDGWTGADLEVRSRGEHPENQLNEIVRKYPGEFHIDLLPEAQGHGLGRTLIAIFAAALRDRGVQRLSIGVGAANQDALAFYRHLGFEELGREVAESGEVLAYRMGAQVTDLV
- a CDS encoding glycoside hydrolase family 2 TIM barrel-domain containing protein, which gives rise to MTFDLTLLSDPQVVAINRLDPHSDHRWFASLQEQRGGRSSYEQSLDGTWKFHYSRNPLGVPQGFEKLDYDTSTWDDIRVPAHIQMEGYDRNQYVNTQYPWDGQEELEVPEVPMRFNPTACYVKNFSLDRTPEPGERVTITFNGAESAIALWLNGTFVGYAEDSFTPSEFDITELLVEGENKLAAEVFKWCSASWLEDQDFFRFSGIFRDVILRTYPATHVRDIHVGVDVADDLASADIKIDADVEGEGSVVVWLGGQALDVDEDGKFVITLTNPHLWSAEDPYLYEAQVEVSNDEGVVLEYIPLKIGVRRFGIEDGLMKINGERIVFFGVNRHEFGLQGRVMTREETEADMVALKQAGLNAIRTSHYPNNSFFYELADQYGFYVMDEMNLESHGLWDKVRFGELPVETATPGDNPIWLPSLFDRAANMYERDKNHPSIVIWSCGNESFGGTDILAVSNYFRDVDSRPVHYEGVHWDPRYPETTDMYSQMYTPAADVEEFLKEHRDKPFILCEYAHAMGNSFGAVDRYMDLADRDPLYQGGFIWDFADQAILMTDRYGKQYFGYGGDSSEAPYDNEFCGNGIFFADHSPTPRMQEVKYLHQGIRGTVTPSEITITNRYNFTNTNAFDCVVTVSREGEVVEEAGLETSVAPGETKVYEVPVAIPNEPGEYTVDVSFRLRSDEPWAPAGFEVAAEKGVVEVEGAPEPIRPPAPTVVEGIHNYGVYGENFSVSFSRLYGGIQSYRYGLTGDGGRDLLKTVPVPNFWHAPTSNERGWGAPAEDGQWLLASRYAKSTWTEDNPTLEERDNLAVVTYRYALPTIPASECVVEYAVDGAGHIDVTMTLKPGEGLGDLPEFGMLFTADADLSELKWYGEGPDESYSDRRGGARLGVYEQKVADQLTPYLRPQEAGNHTGVRWAEVTDERGRGLRFDTDAPMDFSALHWSPFEIENAAHHNELPPIINTVIRPALARRGVAGDNTWGARPHEEYLIPAEEMVFKFGFVGLL